From a region of the Phaseolus vulgaris cultivar G19833 chromosome 6, P. vulgaris v2.0, whole genome shotgun sequence genome:
- the LOC137832005 gene encoding berberine bridge enzyme-like 21, with amino-acid sequence MAKLCLAYFSTTFLLLILFTLSSAQTPDSSIYDTFLQCLTQHTNSSTQLSNIVFAQTNPSFPTVLQNYIRNARFNTSQTPKPLLIVTPLQESHVQGAVICAKSVKVQLKIRSGGHDYEGISYISDEPFIILDLFNLRTITVDIKNEVAVVQAGATLGEVYYRIWEKSKVHGFPAGVCPTVGVGGHFSGGGYGNMLRKYGLSVDNVIDAQIVDVKGNILDRKSMGEDLFWAIRGGGGASFGVILSFTIKLVPVPETVTVFRVEKTLETNVTATDLVLQWQQVAPNTDDRLFLRLLLQPVSSRVVKGTKTVRASVVALFLGGADEVVSILEKEFPLLGLKKESCTEVSWIDSVLWWNDDESLINGDKPETLLDRNVNSASFLKRKSDYVQNAISRDGLVWIFQKMIELGKTGFVFNPYGGKMGEISPDATAFPHRKGNLFKIQYSVNWDDPSAGAGQNFTNQAKRLYSYMTPFVSKNPRRAFLNYRDLDIGVNNFGKNSFEEGEVYGSKYFSENFKRLVNIKTKVDPDNFFRNEQSVPVLLSTA; translated from the coding sequence ATGGCAAAGCTGTGTTTGGCTTATTTCTCTACcacttttcttcttctaattCTCTTCACTTTGTCGTCGGCACAAACCCCAGATTCCTCAATCTACGACACTTTCCTTCAGTGCCTCACACAGCACACAAATTCCTCAACCCAACTCTCCAATATTGTCTTCGCCCAAACCAACCCTTCCTTCCCCACCGTCCTCCAAAACTACATCCGAAACGCGCGTTTCAACACTTCCCAAACGCCAAAGCCGTTACTCATCGTCACTCCCCTCCAAGAATCGCACGTCCAGGGCGCTGTAATATGCGCCAAAAGCGTCAAAGTTCAACTCAAAATCAGGAGTGGAGGCCATGATTACGAGGGTATCTCCTACATCTCCGATGAACCCTTTATCATCCTAGACTTGTTCAACCTTCGCACAATCACGGTGGACATAAAGAACGAGGTTGCAGTGGTCCAAGCTGGTGCCACGCTGGGAGAGGTTTACTATAGGATCTGGGAGAAGAGTAAAGTTCATGGCTTCCCTGCAGGGGTGTGTCCTACTGTCGGTGTCGGCGGCCATTTCAGTGGAGGAGGGTACGGTAACATGTTGAGAAAATATGGATTATCTGTCGATAATGTGATTGACGCACAAATTGTTGACGTGAAAGGAAATATTCTCGATAGAAAATCCATGGGGGAGGATCTTTTCTGGGCTATTAGAGGAGGTGGAGGAGCCAGTTTTGGTGTCATATTGTCGTTTACTATAAAGCTAGTTCCGGTGCCTGAAACGGTTACCGTTTTCCGCGTTGAGAAGACTTTGGAAACAAATGTGACTGCAACCGACCTTGTGTTGCAGTGGCAGCAGGTGGCGCCAAATACTGACGACAGGCTTTTCTTGAGGCTCTTATTGCAGCCAGTGAGTTCCAGGGTTGTGAAGGGGACCAAAACCGTTAGAGCCTCGGTTGTGGCCCTGTTTCTGGGAGGGGCTGATGAGGTTGTGTCGATTTTGGAGAAGGAGTTTCCGCTTCTTGGATTGAAGAAGGAGAGTTGTACTGAGGTGAGTTGGATTGATTCTGTTCTGTGGTGGAACGATGATGAGAGTTTGATAAACGGTGACAAACCCGAGACCCTACTGGATCGGAATGTGAACTCTGCTAGTTTTCTGAAAAGAAAATCCGATTATGTTCAGAACGCCATTTCTAGAGACGGGTTGGTGTGGATATTTCAGAAGATGATTGAGTTGGGAAAAACAGGGTTTGTTTTCAACCCTTATGGAGGGAAAATGGGAGAGATTTCTCCTGATGCGACGGCGTTTCCTCACCGTAAGGGGAATCTCTTCAAGATTCAGTATTCTGTGAACTGGGACGATCCTTCAGCTGGTGCGGGACAGAATTTCACGAATCAGGCTAAGAGGCTGTACAGTTACATGACACCTTTCGTGTCTAAGAATCCCAGAAGGGCTTTTTTGAACTACAGAGACCTTGATATTGGAGTGAACAACTTCGGTAAGAATAGCTTTGAAGAAGGAGAGGTTTATGGAAGCAAGTACTTCAGTGAGAATTTTAAGAGGCTCGTGAACATCAAGACCAAAGTAGATCCTGATAACTTTTTCAGGAATGAACAGAGTGTTCCTGTACTTTTGAGCACGGCATAG